One segment of Roseofilum casamattae BLCC-M143 DNA contains the following:
- a CDS encoding glycosyltransferase family 4 protein, which produces MNVFVFLEIFSVEGGIQSYVKDILSGYAEWAGDRQDRQANVFILRDRPEDDNPFAATPCFRFHYFKKNNPWLGRTHLSAALLLHLLRSQPRRVFCGHVYLVNLIQILCQPLGIPYTVLTYGKEVWEPLALKYTKALNDAQSIWTISRYSRDWTSKNNDLAPQKFQLLPCAIDGDRFTPGGKNTEFVETYGLGDRKVLMTVARLWSGDIYKGVDVTIRALPKIAEMIPDVCYLVIGRGDDRPRLEQLARDLGVSDRVVFAGFVATEALVEHYRLADAYVMPSQEGFGIVYLEAMACGVPVLSGDNDGSADPLQDGRLGWQVPHRDPDAVAAACIEILKGGDRRCDGSWLREQALEGFGKPAFDRRLAQLLDT; this is translated from the coding sequence ATGAATGTATTTGTATTCTTAGAAATTTTTAGTGTAGAAGGTGGAATCCAATCCTATGTAAAGGATATTCTCAGCGGTTATGCTGAGTGGGCTGGCGATCGCCAAGATCGCCAAGCCAATGTATTTATCTTGCGCGATCGCCCCGAAGACGACAATCCATTTGCAGCAACTCCTTGCTTTCGCTTTCACTATTTCAAAAAGAACAATCCTTGGTTGGGTCGCACTCATTTATCAGCAGCTTTACTCTTGCACTTACTGCGATCGCAACCGCGCCGGGTCTTTTGCGGCCATGTCTACTTAGTTAACTTAATCCAAATTCTGTGCCAACCTTTGGGCATTCCTTACACCGTTTTAACCTATGGCAAGGAGGTCTGGGAGCCGTTAGCACTGAAGTATACCAAGGCGCTTAACGATGCCCAATCAATTTGGACGATTAGCCGTTACAGTCGAGATTGGACGAGCAAAAACAACGATCTGGCTCCGCAAAAATTCCAACTGCTCCCGTGCGCGATTGATGGCGATCGCTTTACTCCTGGAGGCAAAAATACCGAGTTTGTCGAAACCTATGGCTTAGGCGATCGCAAAGTCTTGATGACTGTGGCGCGCTTGTGGAGTGGAGATATTTATAAGGGGGTTGATGTGACCATTCGCGCTCTCCCAAAAATTGCCGAGATGATTCCGGATGTTTGCTACTTAGTCATCGGCCGGGGAGACGATCGCCCTCGACTGGAGCAGTTGGCTCGAGATTTAGGAGTTAGCGATCGCGTTGTCTTTGCTGGATTTGTCGCCACGGAAGCTTTAGTGGAACATTATCGCCTGGCAGATGCTTACGTGATGCCGTCTCAGGAAGGATTTGGCATTGTCTATCTCGAAGCGATGGCCTGCGGCGTTCCGGTGTTATCGGGAGATAATGATGGGTCTGCCGATCCCTTGCAAGATGGCCGGTTGGGATGGCAGGTGCCGCACCGAGACCCGGATGCAGTTGCCGCTGCTTGCATTGAGATTTTGAAAGGAGGCGATCGCCGTTGCGACGGTTCCTGGTTGCGCGAACAAGCTCTGGAAGGGTTTGGCAAACCGGCCTTCGACCGTCGGTTAGCCCAACTGCTCGATACCTGA
- a CDS encoding DUF29 domain-containing protein, whose protein sequence is MTDLKALYEIDDSQWIEETIALLKIKAFHHLDLDNLVEELEDLGREKRNAVVSLLEQVIRHLLFLDYWTSEAEYNSVHWQGELYTFRVQLKRKLTTNLRHYLQSELDSIYQDALGFVKIKTQNKVEFPEDCPYALNELLEERGS, encoded by the coding sequence ATGACGGACTTAAAAGCTCTATATGAAATCGACGATTCTCAATGGATAGAAGAAACGATCGCGCTCCTGAAAATAAAAGCGTTTCACCATCTCGATCTAGATAACTTAGTTGAGGAATTAGAAGATTTGGGCAGAGAGAAGAGAAACGCAGTTGTCAGTCTTTTGGAGCAAGTTATCCGTCACTTACTCTTTTTAGACTACTGGACAAGTGAAGCTGAATATAACTCTGTCCACTGGCAAGGAGAACTGTATACCTTCCGAGTCCAATTAAAACGCAAATTAACGACCAACTTGCGCCATTATCTCCAGTCAGAACTCGATTCTATTTATCAAGATGCATTGGGTTTTGTCAAAATTAAAACGCAGAACAAAGTTGAGTTTCCGGAAGACTGTCCTTATGCTCTCAACGAACTACTAGAGGAGCGAGGATCGTAG
- the rnpA gene encoding ribonuclease P protein component, with product MLPKANRLKNRRHFAGVYRQGIRHQTPHLTLRALGPAKLGIDPLSANAPPTKIGIVVSKKVDKRAVYRNRIQRQLRAKLREYLPRIPNGWRLAIVVRPGTKPCQSNEFIPELERLLSKIADKH from the coding sequence GTGCTACCCAAAGCCAATCGACTCAAAAATCGGCGACATTTTGCTGGGGTCTATCGCCAAGGTATCCGCCATCAGACCCCCCATCTGACCCTACGAGCACTAGGGCCGGCAAAACTTGGTATCGATCCATTGTCGGCTAATGCTCCGCCAACCAAAATCGGTATTGTAGTTAGTAAAAAAGTGGATAAGCGAGCTGTTTATCGCAACCGCATCCAGCGGCAACTACGAGCTAAACTCCGCGAATATCTTCCTCGCATCCCAAATGGATGGCGATTGGCGATCGTCGTCCGTCCCGGTACTAAACCTTGCCAATCCAACGAATTTATACCAGAACTCGAGCGACTTCTCTCCAAAATCGCAGACAAACATTGA
- the rpmH gene encoding 50S ribosomal protein L34: MSKRTLEGTNRKQKRTSGFRARMRSHTGRRVIRARRQKGRHRLTV, translated from the coding sequence ATGAGTAAGCGCACCCTAGAAGGAACCAATCGCAAGCAAAAAAGAACATCCGGCTTTCGCGCCCGGATGCGCAGCCATACCGGACGTCGGGTCATTCGCGCCCGCCGCCAGAAAGGACGTCATCGGTTAACGGTATAA
- a CDS encoding DUF2808 domain-containing protein, whose protein sequence is MSMKRPLMALAIATSLVAGIPTLSLANGLPGLTIFGGTDREHALPYRLDFDGYPNQTDRYRLRIPPKKMTEAVQQFTISYAESPATFTGRIDPDRVEVRIKGKAQPLEEVIWDEENRLIEIYPTEAIPAATANLEVVLSNVKNPGFGIYRFKCLAIVPGDVPLPRYLGTWEITIDRN, encoded by the coding sequence ATGTCTATGAAGCGTCCGTTGATGGCGTTGGCGATCGCCACGAGTTTAGTTGCAGGTATTCCGACCTTATCTCTCGCGAATGGGTTGCCCGGCTTAACGATTTTTGGCGGCACTGACCGAGAACATGCTCTTCCCTATCGCCTTGATTTTGATGGATACCCCAATCAGACCGATCGCTATCGGTTACGCATTCCGCCGAAAAAAATGACCGAAGCGGTGCAGCAGTTTACGATTTCCTATGCGGAAAGTCCTGCGACGTTTACGGGCCGAATCGATCCAGACCGGGTGGAAGTCCGCATTAAAGGCAAAGCACAACCCCTGGAGGAAGTGATTTGGGACGAAGAAAATCGGCTGATTGAAATTTATCCGACAGAAGCCATTCCGGCGGCAACGGCGAACTTAGAGGTGGTGCTCTCCAACGTGAAAAATCCTGGGTTTGGTATCTATCGTTTTAAATGTCTGGCTATTGTTCCTGGAGATGTTCCCTTGCCTCGGTATTTGGGCACTTGGGAAATCACGATCGATCGGAACTAA
- a CDS encoding Re/Si-specific NAD(P)(+) transhydrogenase subunit alpha has protein sequence MKIGIAKEIEYRERRVALIPDAIAKLTKQGLEIWVESGLGEGAFFDDAAYVEAGANVVADKETLWKEVDILLKVGKPTGEELTLLTPETVLISFLNPLGEPQTIQTLADRQITAFSMELIPRTSRAQSMDALSSQAGVAGYKAVLIAAASLPKFFPMLTTAAGTIRPAKVFVMGAGVAGLQAIATAKRLGAVVEAFDIRPAVKEEVQSLGAKFVEVKLAEDTVAAGGYAKEISEDSKKRSQELVAEHVKNADVVITTAQVPGKRAPLLVTEDMVQAMKPGSVIVDLAAEQGGNCAVTEAGRDVVYDGVTVIGPINLPASMAVHSSQMYAKNISTLLQYLVKDGELVLDFEDDIINGTCVAHGGEVRNQRVKEMLTLTSHQSPVTN, from the coding sequence ATGAAAATAGGAATTGCGAAAGAAATTGAATATCGAGAACGCCGAGTTGCTCTGATTCCTGATGCGATCGCCAAATTAACAAAACAAGGATTAGAAATTTGGGTTGAATCAGGTTTGGGGGAGGGAGCCTTTTTTGATGATGCGGCTTATGTTGAAGCTGGAGCCAATGTCGTCGCCGACAAAGAAACTCTCTGGAAAGAGGTCGATATTCTCTTGAAAGTCGGAAAACCAACGGGAGAAGAACTGACCTTATTAACTCCAGAAACGGTTTTAATTAGCTTTCTCAATCCCTTGGGAGAACCCCAGACCATCCAAACCCTAGCCGATCGCCAGATTACGGCCTTCAGTATGGAGCTAATCCCTCGGACCAGTCGCGCCCAAAGTATGGATGCTCTCTCCTCCCAAGCCGGGGTTGCAGGGTATAAAGCGGTACTGATTGCGGCAGCGTCATTACCGAAGTTCTTCCCCATGCTGACCACGGCTGCCGGAACCATTCGCCCCGCGAAAGTCTTTGTCATGGGAGCTGGAGTTGCCGGACTGCAAGCGATCGCTACTGCCAAACGCCTGGGGGCAGTTGTAGAAGCCTTTGATATTCGTCCTGCCGTGAAAGAGGAAGTCCAAAGCTTAGGGGCAAAATTTGTCGAGGTGAAACTTGCCGAAGATACGGTTGCTGCGGGGGGTTATGCGAAGGAAATTTCGGAAGACTCGAAAAAGCGATCGCAAGAATTAGTAGCCGAACACGTGAAAAATGCGGATGTTGTCATTACCACAGCTCAAGTTCCCGGCAAAAGAGCGCCGCTACTGGTCACCGAAGACATGGTACAAGCCATGAAACCGGGTTCGGTTATCGTCGATCTCGCTGCCGAACAAGGTGGAAACTGTGCGGTAACTGAAGCTGGAAGAGACGTTGTTTATGATGGAGTCACGGTAATCGGGCCGATTAATTTACCCGCATCTATGGCCGTTCATTCCTCGCAAATGTACGCGAAAAATATTTCCACCTTACTGCAATATTTGGTGAAAGATGGGGAGCTAGTTCTTGACTTTGAAGATGACATTATTAATGGCACTTGCGTCGCTCATGGTGGAGAAGTGCGCAACCAAAGAGTCAAAGAGATGCTGACGTTAACCAGTCACCAATCCCCCGTTACTAACTAG